A region from the Cryptococcus decagattii chromosome 5, complete sequence genome encodes:
- a CDS encoding ATP-dependent RNA helicase DBP8: MAINKKSRKSESSTASTAADSLVLDQSEIMRVMLAAQKGKQKEESEGSDESDEEDGDGSEEGDEEEESSESKAESSNAAQRNLKRQRSLSLDLDMEGEEDEGNEGSASRPQPTLGTHLLSRTAFATKNIAANPQAKPKQNGLASAPKPSADITFESLGLSRPLITALASININKPTEIQAACIEPILSGRDCIGGAKTGSGKTMAFALPIVERIARDPFGVWAVVLTPTRELAYQLSEQFLVLGKPLGLTTATIVGGMDMMKQAQELEARPHIIVATPGRLCDLLRSGGVGPGKLSRVRTLVLDEADRMLTPTFAPDLAYLFSQTPAKRQVCLFTATVSEAIMELANKEPPVGKQRPFVYRVASDSLTVSNLKQKYLFIPSQIRDPYLLYILQNPLEDIDVALRVDPKKAKAKEREAALGKKGKKPRQVKEEEDAPSVPSTVIFTQRCATAHLLHLLLNSLDIPSVPLHSHLTQPQRLLSLARFRAHEVPVLVTTDVGSRGLDIPEVAMVINWDCPRRSDDYVHRVGRTARAGRGGIAVTIVTERDTELVKVIEDEVNVRLDELKLDEDKVLEGLNKASLARRMATMEMHDSGFGERQATNKAKQIKRMKRDAAVAGKT; encoded by the exons ATGGCTATCAACAAGAAATCCAGAAAAAGTGAATCCTCAACTGCTTCAACTGCAGCCGATAGTCTCGTCCTCGACCAGAGCGAAATCATGAGGGTCATGTTGGCCGCTCAGAAAggaaagcaaaaagaagagagcGAGGGAAGCGATGAATcagacgaggaagatggtgatggCTCAGAAGAGggggatgaggaggaagaaagctCTGAGAGCAAGGCCGAATCTTCAAATGCTGCCCAACGAAATCTCAAGCGCCAGCGATCTCTTTCACTCGATCTGGACATggaaggcgaagaggacgaaggaAACGAAGGATCTGCATCACGACCCCAGCCCACATTAGGAACCCATTTGCTTTCTCGTACAGCTTTTGCAACCAAGAATATTGCCGCAAACCCTCAGGCTAAGCCCAAACAGAACGGTTTAGCATCCGCACCCAAACCTTCTGCCGATATAACCTTCGAAAGTCTCGGACTTTCACGCCCCTTGATCACTGCTTTAGCATCTATTAACATCAACAAACCTACGGAGATCCAAGCAGCATGCATTGAACCCATTCTTTCAG GGAGAGACTGCATTGGTGGCGCAAAAACGGGTAGCGGTAAGACGATGGCCTTTGCCCTTCCTATCGTAGAGAGGATCGCAAGAGACCCTTTCGGGGTCTGGGCGGTTGTCCTCACACCTACTCG AGAGTTGGCGTATCAACTCAGTGAACAGTTTCTCGTCCTTGGAAAACCCCTTGGCCTCACTACAGCAACAATTGTGGGTGGTATGGACATGATGAAGCAAGCACAGGAGCTTGAGGCTCGACCGCACATTATAGTGGCGACACCGGGGCGACTCTGTGATCTGCTGAGGAGTGGTGGCGTTGGGCCTGGGAAGCTCAGTAGAGTCCGCACGCTAGTGCTCGATGAAGCTGACAGGATGCTTACCCCTACCTTTGCCCCAGATCTCGCCtatctcttctctcaaacCCCAGCGAAGAGGCAAGTCTGCCTCTTCACTGCCACAGTTAGCGAGGCGATCATGGAGTTGGCCAATAAAGAACCCCCTGTGGGGAAGCAGCGACCGTTCGTTTATCGAGTTGCTTCCGA TTCTTTAACTGTCTCCAATCTGAAGCAGAAATACCTTTTCATTCCCAGTCAAATTCGCGATCCTTACCTCCTCTACATCCTTCAAAATCCTCTTGAAGACATAGACGTTGCCCTTCGCGTAGATCcaaaaaaggcaaaagcCAAGGAACGAGAGGCGGCCCTTGGCAAGAAAGGCAAGAAACCCAGGCaggtgaaagaagaagaggacgcCCCCTCTGTTCCATCTACCGTCATCTTCACACAGCGTTGTGCTACTGCTCATCTCTTACACCTACTCCTCAACTCTCTCGATATCCCATCGGTGCctctccattctcatctTACCCAGCCTCAGcgtcttctctccctcgcCCGTTTCAGGGCTCACGAAGTTCCTGTTTTGGTGACCACTGATGTCGGATCGCGTGGTCTTGATATCCCTGAAGTAGCCATGGTCATCAACTGGGACTGCCCCCGTCGGTCAGATGATTACGTGCATCGAGTTGGTCGTACAGCCCGTGCTGGCCGAGGGGGTATTGCCGTGACGATCGTCACTGAGAGGGACACGGAGTTGGTCAAGGTcattgaggatgaggtgaACGTCCGACTGGACGAATTGAAGTTAGATGAAGACAAGGTGTTGGAAGGGCTCAATAAGGCGTCTTTGGCGAGGAGAATGGCAACCATG GAGATGCATGACTCTGGGTTTGGTGAGCGCCAGGCCACAAACAAGGCGAAGCAAATcaagaggatgaagagggatgCCGCAGTTGCTGGCAAGACGTAG
- a CDS encoding S-methyl-5'-thioadenosine phosphorylase, whose translation MENNEKIFVGCIGGSGLYHLDNLTFVKTLHIETPWGKPSSPITISSLPSGALIAFISRHGNHHTITPSEVPARANIAALKHIGCEAIVAFSAVGSLREEIAPGHFIIPDQIIDRTKGIREDTFFRGEGLVVHSMFGEPFSQKLNAFVAPRVEKILKETGDVVLHTGKTVVCMEGPAFSTRAESLMYRQWGGDIINMSVIPEAKLAREAELDYTLICTSTDFDAWRTGYEPVTVEEVIKVLHTNAGNSRAVAAGILQDVHDVVAEGKILTDIKGSMEFACVTRKDVQPETARKRLSYILPYFSD comes from the exons ATGGAAAATAACGAGAAAA TCTTTGTCGGATGTATCGGTGGCAGTGGTCTCTACCATCTTGACAACCTCACCTTTGT CAAGACCCTTCATATTGAGACTCCCTGGGGCAAACCTTCCTCTCCTATAACTATCTCCTCTCTACCCTCTGGTGCCCTCATTGCTTTCATTTCCCGTCACGGTAACCATCACACCATCACCCCAAGTGAGGTTCCTGCCCGAGCAAACATCGCCGCCTTGAAGCATATCGGTTGTGAGGCTATCGTTGCCTTCTCTGCGGTCGGCTCTCTGCGAGAGGAGATTGCACCCGGTCATTTCATCATTCCCGATCAGATCATCGACAGAACTAAGGGTATTAGGGAGGATACCTTCTTTAGGGGAGAAGGACTGGTCGTCCACTCCATGTTCGGTGAACCATTCAGCCAGAAGCTGAATGCTTTTGTGGCCCCCAGAGTGGAAAAAATCCTGAAGGAAACGGGGGATGTTGTCTTGCACACTGGGAAAACTGTAGTTTGCATGGAGG GTCCTGCGTTTTCTACCCGAGCCGAGTCTCTTATGTACCGACAGTGGGGTGGTGACATTATCAACATGTCCGTCATCCCTGAAGCCAAACTCGCTCGCGAGGCTGAACTTGA TTACACCCTCATCTGCACTTCCACAGACTTTGACGCTTGGCGAACCGGCTACGAGCCCGTCACCGTTGAGGAAGTCATCAAGGTCCTTCACACCAATGCCGGCAACTCCCGTGCCGTTGCTGCTGGTATCCTTCAGGATGTTCACGATGTTGTTGCCGAAGGCAAGATCTTGACCGACATCAAGGGCTCCATGGAGTTTGCCTGTGTCACGAGGAAGGAC GTCCAACCAGAGACCGCTAGGAAAAGGCTTTCTTACATTCTGCCTTATTTCTCCGATTAG